Genomic DNA from Echeneis naucrates chromosome 14, fEcheNa1.1, whole genome shotgun sequence:
CAGTAGACCGACCAATAACATCTGCAACCAATAAAGATGTCTCCCATTGGAGCAGGGCTTCTTCATTCTGTAAGGtaacaaatgaaaactttttaaagcctttttgTATTATCATATTTACTAATTACTCACTGGGCTTCATTGATGTGGCCCAGTGAGTAATTATTCTTGCACCTATTGTTGTAGAAGAAAAGACTCAGAATGAGTCATGAGAAAAACTTGAGGAACAGCTCTACCCATGGTGCCCTTACTAATGATTGCTGACGTTCTTTCTGTGTTAATAGCTgctgaaatgtctgttttctgtcaagTCACCGTAGCGTGCGCTATCCTGCAGAATGAATCACACTTAATCAAACACTTGAATGCGTTCCTGCTAAAAGTAAAATCGGAGttcaaaacaacagaacaaacacatttattttatcacagaCTTTGGGAACTGCAAATACTAACATATAGACAAACATATGGGGTTCTATGAACAAATATTCCAGAGGTGATATGAACCTCTGCTGCCAATATGCAATAAATGAAGTACTGTGCTGGcacatttcatgtatttattttaaaatctactTATTATTTACACTGAACAAAAGCCAATATATGCACTTATGAAGATTTGGTGGCACAAAAGTGCAGTATAAACAGGGTACACACATTTGTGGTCTTTCTAGGTGACTTTGttgtgagagagaaagcagaagttAATAAGAATTAGAGGCATAAGTCAGGCGGGGTTAAATCTTTGGAGACAGCAAATTAAACAACAGCTGAAGTCAACCCCTGACAAGTTAGTTTGAGCGGAGGAACCGTATTGTCTTTCCTAACAAAttcatctttcatttattcagagaTTAGTTCAGGTCATCAGGTCATGAATCAGGTCATCAGGCGCACCCTCTTTCATGTTCTCTGATATTATCAGAAACCCATGATAACGCTTGACATATCAAATCAGACATcatcaaacacagcaaaataatccaagtcatcatcaacatcaccaCCTTAACCCGAGAGAAGGGAAAAGTGTTTGCTGGTGTGAGGATCTTTCATGACTTTACCTTTCACATTGTTTAACTTCCCATTGATAAAATCcattcaacataaaaaaaacaaaaaaacaaaaaagaaagcacaagcAGTAAATCAGCAGTAGACACATACCTGGTTATTGTTGGTGGCAGGTTGCAGTGTAGCTCCACTGGTACTTTCTCATGCAGGATCATTAGCTGCCTCATGTATCACATCCCTGAAATGTCGGTGTTATCAGGTGGAATTCACATACCTCCACTTCACCCAGAGCACAGTTCCCCTCCTGAACTAAAAACGACTATATTTCACAGCAGATCAGAAAAGACCTGACACTCCGTCATCATCAAAAATGATTATCCACTAATTTCCCTGTGAGGGAGGTTTTTGGAGGTGAGAGATTCATGTGTTTCTATTTTAGTCTGACGGTAAAGTTACGCCCCAAGGTGTGTCCTCACGCTGTGAGCGTTCCCTCTGATTGAAATGACGGTAAACAAGAGTTTCCAGATTCGCATGACGGGCAAAACAAGAGTCCTGGCATTGTGATATATACTATTACGTCAGAAGGAGTCATGCACCAGCAGAATTAAATGGTACCTGCTTTTGATAAttgtgaatgcacacacacttggggAGAATGTGTTGAAGTCTGAAGAGCTTTAAATGGACACATCTGCCATCCGGCCTGTTTTAGGATTCACAACAGATTTGAATTTGATAAGTGTTTTTATGCTGGGTAGCAGCTGGTCTGTAGCATTTTTAAACATGatatattaacatttaaagTACAACTTCAGACACTATAAACCtgtgaaatataattaattgtataaaagtattaaatatatttttgagttTCCTTTAAATGAgatctgaaaaaaatctgaaagttGTAGTTCTGTATTTGATTGCCAGAGGGAGTCCCGAGGATAAACGCCTCCGGACTCATGTGGAATTTTATCTCTGGCAGAGGGCCGGGACACAAAACTGATGGCAAAGCTCGATAGAAAAGACTGTGACGTGACTTTATAACAGTGAAGCTGAGTCTTTACCTGCATTAGACCTATCTCTCCAAAATGATGTAACTACTCCTTCAAAGTACAACTTGAACTTTTTGTAGAAGTAATGACTCCCCCCCGAGCCGTAAGAACAGGGCTGTAGTCATGTGTGTTTCATTCATCACATTATTGATCAGTCACTCCTGATGAATCTGACAGCCAGCAGGGTGACCACAGCTGAATATAACCGACTTCATGTCAAATGTTGTCATATGTCATCATGTCGCCTACTTTTAAATCTTCATCCACTAATGATGGATAATTTACCTGCCatagtaaaatgtgtttttttttcttttaatattacatatatatatatatatatatatacatatatatatatatatatacatatatatatatatatatatatatatatatatatatatatatatatatatatatatatatatatatatatatatatatatatatatatatatatataccagtTTATGGTTAATTAAAAAAGTCCCAAGCTTATTGTCTGAGCTATTATGTAAATCTTCATTTCTATGCAAGAAAATTATAGTGGATATTGGAGTACAGTAACTGCTGCCCTGCTGCCCACCTGACACCTTTAAAGTAAGCATCAACTAATCAAAATATTACAGTCACACATATGTGATGTATAGATAATCAATGACTCTCCTGAATCTTGATGATGTGTGAACTAATTTCTCAACTTTTAGACATGTAATGAATTCAATCTGGCACATCTACGCTGCACTGATGGTGATAAACCTGCTGTCCGCGATTGGGAAGTTGCCAGGAAATGTTACCCTTTACATGCATCTTTTAGTGCAGACCTTTATTTTTCGTTGtacatatacatttttacaatgaCATCTTATGTGTTTAATCACACAGTAGTGtggaaatatatttgtttaaataaaacagttcTCTTATAAAACAggcatgccaaaaaaaaaaaaaaaaatcaatctaaATACTTGCAAAAATAGCAATCCTGTATAAGTGCCACAGTAGTGTATATTACAACAGAACATTCTTTAGTAAACAACACCGTGCAACATGCAAGATATTTATACTCAACAGCAGATATGGAGAGAACTGAAGGTTGCATCCCACTGCAGTACTTTTCTGTGTTGAATGTGTTGTAAGAACAGTAATTTAGTTGAATGTGTGTCACACTGTTTATATGtggaaatagaaagaaaagcattgtgtgtatttgtgtcctATGCGTACAAACTCCAGTAAATGATGTTGAAGAGCAGGTAAGCCAGGGGAAATATGACTCTGGAGTATGAATCGATCATGTAACTGTTGCTCATTATGAAGCTGAGGTTTTGTTTCAGAGGATGCTTGCGACGAAGCCTGGTGCCCTCTGTGGGTGCAGAGATTGTCGAGTTTCGCGACTGGGTGTTCCTATCTGTATTTAGGGTGCTGGAGACCTCTGGGAAAGATGTCAGATCAATTtcgttgtcatggaaacagccATCAAAGGCCATAGCCTGGGTGGCGTTGTAGGAGGTGGGCATCTGCAGTGACATAgggtgaagaggagagagacactTTGAGCTCCAAATATTCAAACATTATGGACTCATAATGTCAATGAAGTCGTGAAATTTGAGAAGTCTCAAAGAATGACCTTTGCCCCTTTAaccttcttcatctcctccactgTGGTGAAATAGTTGACAGCAGCATACTCGataacagacaggaagacaaacaggaagctAGCCCACAAATAGATGTCTACAGCTTTGACATAAGACACCTGTGGCATAGAGGCTGACACACCAGTGATGATGGTGGACATTGTCAGAACAGTGGTGATGCCTGAAAGCAAAACATCAGGATTATTAACTGCTTTACATCACAGACAGAATCCTTTGTTTGGATGGATTATTTTAACTCGACTCAGACTCTATAGTTTACAGTAAACAATAGATCCAATCAATCGATTAACGGAAATATCCATGTtccattaaaaatgtttcaagtAGATATAAAAAATCGTGTATATGGTTTCTAGATAAGTCTTATTTAGTTCAACCCAAAGTCTTTGGAGATGACACGGTATTgttgtaattaaaatgtaactgGAGATAGTGCTcgtgtttgtttgctgaaggCCTTGCTGAGGGACAAAGTCCAAGAAGCTTTAGCTACAAAACCCCAGAAGGTTATTGCACGTAGTTAAGAAAAGCAGCTGATGCAGCGTCTTCACATTTAGCATACAGACACAACAGTAACAGACTGTCAGCAGGAAAGAAGTtctcaaaatgtaaacaattcTTATTGGAGGCTGTATGCTCAAAATATTAATGGCCAAGAGGACACATATAGTGTCAGTACCCAGAGAGACACGGGCAGGTACAGCCCTCCTGTCTATCCAGAAAGACACCCAGGACAGCATCACCATCAGCATGGTGGGAAAATACGTCTGAAGCATGAAGAAGAAGATATGCCTCCTGAGAATGAAGTTTATGTAGAGCCGATTGTACCAACctgagaaagagacaaataGACAGAGCATAGACAAAGGAAAACTGCACAACAGAGATACAAAACACCTATGCAAGACTGTGGAAGATATGGATCTATGCACGGCTAAATGGACCTACAGGAACTAGAACCTCCAACACATGAAagtaattattttctgtgtagaGCTGAAGTTATGTAACAGCTTCTTCTTGGTCCCCAGATTACTTCCCACTGAGAAGCAGAAAATCTCCCTggcccctctctgtctgtcttatgCTGATATTATGTACTGTAAGCAGACGGGCTTTTGAAAAGGTCGGCTTATCAGGAAATACCTCAATCAGAAGCAATGTTACATTATATACCTGTCACGTATAGATTTTTCTCATTCATAATTTCTAGTTAACCTCAGGAGATTTAAAACAGCTCGAAAagctctttctctcgctctctcacacacacacttccctttCCTCACCATCTTCTTCCCTCACCTTCATAAATCAAAGTTTTAGTCTTTCCCAGTGTATTTAATAGCATAATTCATCAATTTGGAAGCTTTACAAGTCTTGGGTCAgttcatattttatatgaagCAAGAgtgcagccattttttttttcaaccatttaGCTTAGTATGAAAGCTGAAAAGAGCTAACCTGGCTCTGTCAGAGGgcaacaaaatggaaatggtGCCAATTGTTCCCAATTTAAACACAATGCTGAGGTGAATTTTCTCCCTTGTCCTGCTCGAACATCTTTCAGAGCACAGGCGGGATGTAGGCAAGCCTGTCACCTGTTCAGCGCATTGTTGTAAATCCAGAAATACTGCGGCTCCACTCAGGGAAGGCAGAATGAGCTGGAACAAACTTGTCTGGCAGTGGAAATGGGTCACACAGCTTTTACCCATGTTGAAAAACTCGGCCTCTACCTATTCATTTGATATGcagggttttgggttttttattttttggggaaaaaattatGTTTCCCTCATCGTTTGTTTAATCCTTCTTAAAACCTCGAAGagtgcaaaatgaaaaatgtaaatagaaaaatgtttttttctaaatggggtttgtgtgtattttcttggCTGGCTACAGTCTTTTAACCCCTGAAAACCAAACATAGCACCAATGCCATACACAATTGGTAAGCCTGTTTCTGTCCAAAGGTaacaaaataatgcatttattcagtgttttttgttaCTTTGAACAGACCTAGGACATTTTGTCTTATGCTAAGCTAATTGGCTGCAGGTTTTTGCCTACTATCAAACAGAAAGTCTATTATTCTTCTCATTTAACTCtcagtttaaaaatatatatatatttacatgtgtttaaaatgaaagttcAGGATGTTTAGACCAGCAATAAATCTTTTTGATACTGAGTATCAGTCAGATTTGAGGAGCACCAGTCAAGAAGACACAGGATAATAAATTAATCACATTATTCAATCTGTTTGCTTTAGATATTTACAGATGTGGAggtgaaaaaaatgttaatgtgtaGAAATGCAAACATCGTTAAGTTTTAAGAAAAGCTAATGCATTTAACTGAGGCATGACTGTTAAAAACTGGAGCCCTCTGGTTGTTCCCAATACGGACACAGCTCAGAGGGCTCCAGAGCCTGACATACCAGTACTGCTGTAGAAGGCAAGCCCAAAGGAAGGCTGGAAGTCTTCAATAAAAAACTGAGAGAGCACGATCTCATCAGTCCTTAATGAATCGTTCCCGTTCTTCCAGTAGAGCATGAGGTCGTTCTCATTGTAAGCATCTtcaagagaggagagaaggggtGAGGTCGGGGGGCGGGGGTTGTAGGAAACCTTCACTTGATGCCTCTCTTAGAAGAATCATGGATATGTTTCtcagaggggaggagagagtgCATAGAAATGGGACTCCTGACTCTCCTCTGAGATCAGGATCCATGCTTTATCCATTCATTAATGTTAGACAatgacagacagtgagagagaagaagCCCCAAACTCTACATTGAAAGTGATGCTGACTCTATCATGTTATCAGTTATTACCAACTTTGAGCAGatgaatataaaacaataatcCCCAGTAAATCCCACATCAGGAAAACAGACATGTTTAAATGTATAATGTGCAGACATTGACCTGATTGAGGATTATGACTTATTTACGCAATgtaagaagaagatgatgatgacatggTGTGATTATGAAGCAGGCGCTGATATacagggtgtgtttgtgtggcgtCAGTGTAATGCTCAGATGTTTTTGACTGGCAACTTGGACGCTGTTCAAATAGTTCATGGGCCAAATGCTATCTTTAGCTAACGCCTTTAAATGAAGAATCAGTGAAACATATCGAGCAAGCAAATGattcaaaatagatttttttcaattttagatttttctaCACATTTAATCCGTCaatcaacattatttttctgCAGTCGTCATTTTATATCCTATGTGGCATTTCAGCAATATCCCATCTGCAGTTTGATACTCACAGCTCTCCAGCTCCAGAGAGCAATTCTGCGTGTCCAGAGGGAAACTGCTGAAGTCCATTGAGCAAAGTGCAGTCACAGTGATCCTAAAACAACCCACAGTGAAAGAAATACCCACATCAGTCAtgcatctgcatctgtgtgtggtTCTTGTTTCATAACTGCCTAAATTTACTCCAGCCAAGTCAAATAATGCGATGGTATACAACAAcgataggaaaaaaaaaatttactggtttttaaaatgatgcagCTGAGTTGATTGAATCATTCAGTAAATGCTCTTGTACCTCTTACTGTCTGCGGCTACAGCAAGCTGTCAGGAACGAGGTCATAATGTGGCTGAAAGGATGGGATGGATTCCTTTCAAGCTCTGCTGATTAAACCCTACTCTGAGGGTCCGCTGGGCTATTTTCTATCATGACTTTTCATagggttttaatttttaatcatatttaaattATGACTCATCGGATTACAGAAGACTAGAAGACAATGCGGCCTATGAAATTAGGGACAAACAAAGCTGCACTCGTATGCATTAAAACCCACCCTGGCTCATTACAATACACAGCGGTGTCGTTGCTTCAGAGGGACCTGGCCTGGAATGAGCAGTAGGTGGAGATGGCCAGTGAATGGGTGAAATCACTCCATAATTGTGTAAAAACAGGATTCTATTCATCCAAAGCCACCATGGTCTCACTTCTATCATTCCTTCTTTGGTCGTATGTCATTTACCTGACGCTGTAGAGGATGTTGCCGTCTGGATAAACCCTCAGCATGATGTTCTCCATGGTTGTATCGTGGATAAAAGAGCGCTTGGAGTGGACAAAGAACACATCAGGAACCCATATTTTCTTTACAAGACGTGAATCGAAGGTGCGACTCTTGTTGTTGCTGGAGGGAAAGGCCAGCCGGTCATCCTGCCAGTAGTGCCTCAGATACAAAGTCATGGTGAAGTCCTGGAAGAAACGACTCAACTGCTCAGACCCAACAGCCAAAAGGCCATCGCTGTATACTTTTATTTGCAATACCTGCAGCAATATCAGAGAAGCATACCATGTTTACTTCGGAGATGCTGTCAATGCTCTCCACCTGGACGTCGATGCCGACTGGAATAGCGGAACCTGGAAAAAGTCCAGCGTTGAGGTGGATCAGCTTTAAGCAACAGTTGGGTGACTTTCTTTATACGACGGCTGTCTGTACATCTGCCGGAGATTATGTTTGAGCAAATCCCACCGCGCAGCTATAAGGGGTAAGCCCTGTATTACATACGACAGACACAAAAGGTTGAAAGCGAGTGGTGACCCTGACTCATGGAGGTTCATGAATGGCATTTCTACatcagtaaatgcagtacagCTACAGCGTCACTTCAAGTGAGCGACACACCACTGGTAAAAAAAGCTAGAACAACAAAGCAGAAATCTTCAAGTCCATTTCTTTGATGCTGATGATCACGTGGGGAGCATACAATACATAAGATGCTAAAAATTCTATTCAGCTTATGGAAACATTTGCCATCTAACCTGTTAACGGGCCAATTTCTGGGTGCAGTGCAACCATTCCAAAGATATTAtgaaacatttggctctgaactATTTCTGAGAAATGATGTAAACTTAGTGTTAATAAATTAACAAACTGCACTGATGCTAAAATCTGAATCATCAGACAGCTAAAAACCCCTGTGAGTGCATATACATTTTGTTTACGTAATTTTACCAATGTGTGTTATCAAACATCAGAGGACAGCTTTGGCAAAATACAGATAAATCCGTTCAAAATAAGACTTTTGCAGACAGGCAATAGAGCCAAAGCTGGATTTATCGTATTTGTGAAATCTGGTCTATGGGAATAACTGGCTCACTACAGCAACTTGCAGGAATATATTATATCCTGTGTGTTACATCGTTGACATCGTTGTTTTAGAATCTGACGCACCAGGACAATCATTCAGTTTCTCAGCCAACTAAGCAGTCAGTGGGCATATAAAGTCACACTCCCTTTTATTAAACGGACACAAATACtggaagaaaatacaaaaggGTTTTTGCTGGACGTGGCTTTGCTGCTAGTTTCAGATATGACTAAGAGGCTGAAGAGTCAGCAGTTCACATCTATGTATCCACATTAGGCAGTGCGTTTGCATGGTGCTTAGCGCTGCTGCCtcaaaacaagaaggttgtgggtttggttcccactctggggcctttctgtgtgcagtttgcatgttctcctcgtgcctgtgtgggtttcctcccaccgtccaaagacaccatgtttgggttaattggtgactctaaatcatctgtaggtttgagtgtgagtgtgagtggttgtcggtctctgtctgtctctggttgttggttgttggccctgtgatggactggactgaccccgccctcacccagtgtgagctgggattggctccagcaccccccacgatCAGAAACTGATaagcggtggaagatgaatgaatgaacgaacacCCACATTAGCTCAAGGAACGAAAGTATCACAGGTAGAGTAAATTAAATAATCCCACATTGTACTAATATGTGAATATCCAGGTCCATTTCCATCAAAAGGTCTGATGTCTGTAAACGTATGATGTGCACTATAAACACGCTTTCCCTCAGCGCCATTATCTAATGAAGGTATCCACTCGAACCATCAGACTACAGTAACAATAGAGTGGTGAGGTGGGCCACCAAAGTCCTGTTCATTTGTTTCCCAGTGCTGTTACTGAATCTCTTTCAGCTCCATGATGGACATGAAACTCACTAAAGCAACAAAGATCAAgtacaatgaaaaataatccGACACCAAAACTTTGGCCCAAACAATAAAGGCATAATATTGAGGGAACAAATGGACCGCACTGAGCAGAGAATTGCAATCCAATCCAATCCTGTTCTATTTGTCATCCAAAGATAAATAGAACAGGGTCAGGTCACTGAATTTTCAGCTCCTCTAGTGTCTCTCTATAAGTCTCTGGTATTTTAAGTAAAATCTGAaatttgacactttttttttttttttttgagaatgaGAATTGCTGATGAAGTCACAAGAAAGGTAGGATCTTTACAAAGAGTTTATGGGAAAGTGGACACACGTTCtactttaatttgaattaaatattataCAGTGTCAGGTAAAggaattcaaataaaaaaagtggaaCTAAACACGAATGTGTAGATTattagaaaaagaagaagaaggtcaGTTGAAGATTTTGTTGAATATCCTGTAACACTGCAGGATATTCAGCAAACActgcacccccccccaacccccgaCAGATTTAGATACACAGTTCAGattattttatctgtactaCTGTCTGCATTGTCTCCCACTGCAGACAATTTAGGTCACTAAGGGTTTTTTTGGGAGGCGTAATTCCAAAGACAGCACAGTAACCTACATTATCATTACTGTGCCACACtgtcataaaatgaaaatgtcataaaatgacaagtaaaattacaaatacagaaaacaatgaagaaGCAAAACGAAATTTCTTTTTAGGATTGATGAGGTGTGTGTTTTACCTCCAAAGCCTGGCCGCATTGCAAAGTCATGTTCTTCGATCCGAAGCAGCTGCTCAGATTTAATTAGCAGAGACTTGGTGCTGTCCATCTTTTTCATCTTAAGATCCACCCGTCTGACAACCAGAGAGAACACATGACAGCTGGCACCAGAACTCTCTTTCTAACTGTCtttctaacacacacaaactagaAAAAGAACTGACATCTGGTCGAGGAGTTAGTGATGTTAATTGGACTTTTGCTCTGATTAAATCTAAATCACAGTCTGATGAGACTTCTGTTCCTTGCACTGTGTTGACGCTGATCCAACACAACTGCAGTAGTTTGCTACTTTCAcctgatttgtttcttttttcgcTCCATTTGGTCCATCTGTCTTTAATGTCCATCTGTCTTAATGTCTTCCTAGAAATCTGATGTGATccaaaattgacttttttttggATGTTGTAAAtaacctttgtttttctcattcagCACCAGTTCACTAAATCCCTGAGTAATATTTCAATTCCGTCTCACCTCACAGGATCCTGTGAACTGCTCTCACCTTGATCCACTGACATTCATGGAAAACATCATGATTAATTATGCAACCATATTCGTAATGACATTGTCAAGCAGCAAAGGCTTCAAAATCCTCCCACAAAGCCACAAAACACAGATGCCAGGtatgaaaatgtcagttttgtcaACAGAAGCAGCTCCACAAGTGCAAGAAAAGCAACAGGTTATATAAGAGATCCCGCTTTGGCTCACCCTCCTTGCTTTTGTTTGGTGTTCTCTCCGACATACATATCCTTGTATCTCCTCTTGCTTGGAAAGTGGCTACTGTTGAGCTGGGTGAGAGGCCACAACCAGGCCAAGCATATCAGCCTGAGGGCCAGGGGGGCCACTCTCATGGTTAGGCTGGGGCTGGAAAGACCAGAGGAACCCAAACGTTCCTCCCACTGCGTCAGTGTCTTACCCAGCTGTCCCTGTCCTCTACTGGTATGTCCATGTCCCCGCAGCACTCATTCTGCTCCGTCACGGACACACCCAGCCACTTGTACGTGATCTTGCTCTCTGATCTCCTGTGACATGATGAACATCAGCTGAAATATCCAGTGCTTAGCGCCAGTGTACAGGCATCCCCCCTGGATGAGTTTGCTTGTCACTGTGCCATCCCTCTGCTTACATATTCTGACACAACATGTTCTTCTGACTCCCCACTGTCTCCTCCCTCTGATTTAAAGCCAAATATCAATTTATTCCTATAATGACAAAGGAATACCATTAATTCCTCGCTAATCTTCTTATCTGTGGTTGGTGAAATCTTTCAGTAACCTACAAACTGTAGGCAGGAGCAGGCAGGCACGggggagagcagagcagagcggGGCGGGAGGGTAATTCAACCAGCAACAGTTTCATCATCGTTCTGAccggataaaaataaa
This window encodes:
- the gabrr3a gene encoding gamma-aminobutyric acid receptor subunit rho-3a, translated to MRVAPLALRLICLAWLWPLTQLNSSHFPSKRRYKDMYVGENTKQKQGGRVDLKMKKMDSTKSLLIKSEQLLRIEEHDFAMRPGFGGSAIPVGIDVQVESIDSISEVNMDFTMTLYLRHYWQDDRLAFPSSNNKSRTFDSRLVKKIWVPDVFFVHSKRSFIHDTTMENIMLRVYPDGNILYSVRITVTALCSMDFSSFPLDTQNCSLELESYAYNENDLMLYWKNGNDSLRTDEIVLSQFFIEDFQPSFGLAFYSSTGWYNRLYINFILRRHIFFFMLQTYFPTMLMVMLSWVSFWIDRRAVPARVSLGITTVLTMSTIITGVSASMPQVSYVKAVDIYLWASFLFVFLSVIEYAAVNYFTTVEEMKKVKGAKMPTSYNATQAMAFDGCFHDNEIDLTSFPEVSSTLNTDRNTQSRNSTISAPTEGTRLRRKHPLKQNLSFIMSNSYMIDSYSRVIFPLAYLLFNIIYWSLYA